The sequence below is a genomic window from Borreliella afzelii.
CAATAAAAGCAATCATTAAAGTCCCAACTAAAGTATCGCTAATTCTCAAAACAGGCCTAAACACACTCATAATTATTTCGGGGAAAAGGCTTCCTACAGAACTTTGAATAGCAACATTAACACTTTGAGCTACAATTGAAAGTACAACAACGGGTATTAAAGCTTCAAAAGATTTTAAAACAGCAGGCGGAACAGACTCTGGGAGTTTAATTGCCATATTTTTTTGAACTAAAAATTTATAAACTTCAACAGAAAAAATAGCAGAAATAATAGCTGTAAATACTCCTTGAGCGCTAAAATATCTCGCATCAATTACAGGAAACCATGCATTAGGCTGAATTCCCCATTTAGCAGAATCACCAGCATAAGGTATCCAATCTGATTGCCCAGCTAAAATTAAAAATGTATAAAGAGATAGAAATCCCCCCGTAATCCCACTAAGCTTGTAATGATTAGATAAGTTGTAACCAATACCGAAAACAACAAATATAGACATAATCCCCATACTTACATAAAATGGCTGAACAAGATTTCCTTTATATTTAGCCATTAAATCAACATACCACTGTTGATATAACAATGTTTGAGAATCTGTAAAGGGCAAATTCACTAAAAGTAAAATAAAAGAACCAACTATCAAAAAGGGCATAGAAAAAGTAAAACCATCTCTTAAAGCAATTAAATATTTATTTGAACCAATTTTACTAGCAATAGGAACTAAAGTGGTTTCAATAAAATCTTGAAAACTCATGAAAAGCATCCTCCAATAAAAACTAATTAAAAATTACAATTAACAACTTATTATTAATTAATATTATTATATCAAAATCCTTATAAGATATATTTAAAATAAAATTATTTATTTTAAATATATCTTATAATATAATATATTATAAGATATATTAAACAATATAAATTATTGATTTATAAAATAAAAGGAGTGTTCATTATATATGAATAAAAAGATATATAGCATAGAAGAATTAGTAGATAAAATAAGTATGCCTGTTGTAGCTTACTCTGGTGAAGCTAAAAGCTTTCTAAGAGAAGCTTTGGAATACGCTAAAAACAAAGACTATGAAAAAGCAGCGCTTACTATACAAGAAAGTAAAAATTCTATTGCAAAGGCTCATGAAGCACATAGAGAAATAATACAACAATCGGCCACTAATCCAAACTCTGTTAAAACACCTTTTATTTTAATTCATGCTGAAGATCATTTAATGTCTGCAATTTCAGAATTAAGCATTTTTGAAGAATTAATTAATGTTTACAAAATAATAAATGAAATAAAAAAATAGGAGAAAATATGAACATACTACTTGTATGTGGAGCTGGAATGTCCACAAGTATGCTGGTACAAAGAATTGAAAAATATGCCAAAGCAAACAATATAAATGCAAAAATTGAAGCTATTGCTGAAACACGACTTGGCGAAGTTGTTGACCGATTTGATGTTGTTTTACTTGCACCACAGTCAAGATTCAATAAAAAAAGACTTGAAGAAATTACAAAACCAAAAGGAATTCCAATCGAAATAATTAACACAATCGATTATGGAACAATGAATGGAGAAAAAGTATTACAACTTGCAATTAATGCACTTAATAATAAAAGTTCTTTTAAAGAAGGTTAACATGAAAGAAATTGGAATATCTATATACCCTAATGTAAGCCCTAAAAATAAAATTATTGAATATCTTGAAAAAAGTGCTCATTTTGGATTTACTCAAGTATTTACCTCTTTACTCTATATTAACGGAAATGAATTTGACGTGTTCAAAGAATTACTCAATATTGCAAATAAGAACGGAATGAAACCTATTATTGATGTAAGTCCTAATATTTTCAAAGAATTGGAAATTGATCTTTCAAA
It includes:
- a CDS encoding PTS sugar transporter subunit IIB produces the protein MNILLVCGAGMSTSMLVQRIEKYAKANNINAKIEAIAETRLGEVVDRFDVVLLAPQSRFNKKRLEEITKPKGIPIEIINTIDYGTMNGEKVLQLAINALNNKSSFKEG
- the celB gene encoding PTS cellobiose transporter subunit IIC; the protein is MSFQDFIETTLVPIASKIGSNKYLIALRDGFTFSMPFLIVGSFILLLVNLPFTDSQTLLYQQWYVDLMAKYKGNLVQPFYVSMGIMSIFVVFGIGYNLSNHYKLSGITGGFLSLYTFLILAGQSDWIPYAGDSAKWGIQPNAWFPVIDARYFSAQGVFTAIISAIFSVEVYKFLVQKNMAIKLPESVPPAVLKSFEALIPVVVLSIVAQSVNVAIQSSVGSLFPEIIMSVFRPVLRISDTLVGTLMIAFIVHTLWFCGLHGTNVIVALLNPITLTNLDSNIRALSDNLPLPHILAGGFLDSFVYIGGAGATLGLVIAMMFSKSQHLKAIGRLSFAPGLFNINEPIMFGAPIVLNPILGIPFLLIPMFNIIVAYTLTNFGIIERVRTLTPWTTPAPIAAFLSTGLDIKSFVLVLLLLIISVFMYLPFIKAYDKVLLLQEKE
- a CDS encoding PTS lactose/cellobiose transporter subunit IIA, producing the protein MNKKIYSIEELVDKISMPVVAYSGEAKSFLREALEYAKNKDYEKAALTIQESKNSIAKAHEAHREIIQQSATNPNSVKTPFILIHAEDHLMSAISELSIFEELINVYKIINEIKK